The sequence TAGTTGGGAGACAGTTTTCTGAAACTCGGAGAAAGTGAAACGACTCTAAATCCGAGGCCAAAACCAATACCCCAACATCTTTTATTATAATGATCCTTCGATGCTCTTTCTAAGTCTTGCATAAAGCTACGCGCCCAATAAGCCACGTCATGAGAGCTTACGTATCGATAGTGTTTATCATGCCTCAATTGCTTTTCTGAATCTTTCATACTTAGAGCAGAACTTAAAGCTCCAGCTACAGATTCAATATCCCACGGGTTGACCCGTATAGCACCACTTAAAGACGGCGAACAACCCACGAACTCAGACACAACCAACATGCTTGTGCGAGGTGTTTGGTTCTCTGTATCAACAGATTTATCAAGTTGAGGCAAATGTTGCCTGCAAACGATGTATTTGTACGGTACCAAGTTCATTCCATCCCTAACCGCATTGAGTATGCAACAATCAGCCATCGCATAATAAGCAGACTTTTCATAACGAGCAACAAGCCGGTCAATCAAAACCACGGGTTGATAATCGGGCGACCCGAATGACTCGTTGATCCGGTTTACAATTAGATAAGTCTCCTTTTTCACTTCTTGCACATCTTTTCCTGTACTCCTTGCAGGGTTTACAATTTGGATCAGAACCACGTTACCTTGTAACTCGGGATGCATCTGTAACAGACATTCAAAAGCTAATAACTTAAGACTGATCCCTTTAAAAATATCCATGTCATCAACCCCAACAATAAGTTTTTTCCCCTTGAAACGTTGAGCTATTTCTTTGACTTTACTCGATGTGATTGAAAGACTCAACACGGATTCAAGCCGACCCATATGGATCCCTACAGGTAGAATCTTGATGTACACTGTACGACCAAAGTAATCGAGCCCAATATGTCCTCGTTTGGATTCATAGTCCAGGCCCATCATTCTACTGCAACATGACAAAAAGTGTCGTGCGTAGTCAAACGTATGAAACCCGATGAGGTCACAATTCAAAAGTCCTTTCAGAATCTCGTCCCTTACAGGAAGAGTTCGGTATATTTCTGAAGAAGGAAAAGGACTATGAAGAAAAAACCCTAGCTTGACTCGATTATAACGTTTTCTCAAAAATGTAGGTAAGATCATAAGATGATAATCGTGAACCCATATGTAATCATCATCTGGGTCAGCTACTTCCATTACTTTATCTGCAAATATTTTATTTGCAGATACATACGCCTGCCAAAGAACACGGTCAAACCGATCTGCATGGTCTGGGCAAATGGGAAGCATGTAATGAAAAAGTGGCCATAATTGTTGTTTACAGAAACCAGAATAAAACTTTTTATGAAGATCGTGTGGAAGAAAAGTGGGAACGCAATTGAAATCTTCTAGAAGTTTCTGAGCAACTTCTTCTTGCTCACTAGTATCTACTTCAACCTTGAGTGAACCTACATACAGGACCTCAGTTTCAGGCGAAAAACCATCTTTAAGTTGCCAATAAGGCGAGTCTTCATCAAAAGTGAAGGTCAACTTTAGGGTATCTGGGTCCCGCTGAACATGTAAAGGTAACATGTTTGCCACGATGATTTTTCTTTCACGATAACCAGATGATGTGTTATCTAAATCCCCATCGTAACCGTTGATAATTCCAGGTAATGTCATTACTTTTGGAAGGGGCCTTGGAGTTTGAGGGATGTCGAGTAGCTTATCGGAAACCAAATCCAAAATGTCTGCAGACGATTTTGATGCCATTATTACTATATATGTGTTTTTTCACTTGATCGTCCAGCTTCACGTATCGAACAAACGAATAACCTTTTAAAGAGTACTTGATTAATACAAACCTGaaaaacatataacataaaagttggtaagttctttgaatggagattcaatgTAATCCGTATAACGCAGTAAATAGGTGCAAAAGGATATAAATATCTGAACGTTAACTGAGACTATCAATTAATAATTACATTTCCACGTCAAACAACCAAAAGCATATAAACGAACATTTAAAAGATTCAAATTTTTACAAGAAATTCAAGACGCATATAAATCACATACTGCAAATTCTTGAAACTTTCACTATGAACTTCAGTTTAATAGCCGCACAACCAACTGATAGGAAACGTAAACACGTTATTTCACTGATAGGCAAAATGTATGATAAAATGCAAACAAGGTCTATCATCTAATCAGTAATCATAGTTTCTGCTTAGATGTCAAGCTGAAAGGTAACAACTCGAATTTTATATGCGATTATCAAATAAGAGGTTGTTAAATACCTTGAATTTATATATCTACTGCAGAAAAGAATAATAATCATCCAAAAAGGTCTTGatcattatattaaaaaaaaaaaaaagataattttGTTCTAAGATAACCACAATTGCTAGGAAAACAAAAACAGATAATTTTGTTCTAAGATAAACTTCAATTTTATATAGTTTTAAAAGGTCAAAATTCAGAACATCCAAAAATGACATCAAATATTGTGAAAATTGCAAACCAATGGATAGTATACACGGAGTATATTCCTAAAAGGGCACACACGCAAATCTCACAATTAATTTAATTGCTTATTCAAACACATATGATTGATTAAACAGAGTATTCAGTTATCATGAtacataggtatatatatatatatatacatatacatataatatacataatATACGTGTACGTATAATACGGTTATGTTTGTAATTAATCATTTCAGAAATGTTAATCCAGATCAAGATATTGATCTTCTTAcaaagataaagataacgataataGAATTCATGAAGAAACGCAAATCAATGTTTTCAAATCAACTAATTAGCAAAATCAATTAGCAAAGAATATGAATGTAAAAAGGAGTCGAATAAATAAAATTGAATCACGAACAAAACTTACTGTGAAACGGTTGGTGAGAACGGTAACGAAGGTGACCGGTGAGGGTGTTGGCCGGCGGTAGACGGAAAGATAGATACAGCGAGAGAGATATAAATGTGAATGTGAAAGAGAAATTTGGGTATTGTAGAGAGAGAAAGATATGATTTAATAAGGTTTGTAGAGAGAGAAACAGGATAAAGTTGCCACCCCACACCACTTACTTAACCGCAGTTAGTTTTGTACGTGGTTAACCGTGGTTTTCAAGCCAAGTTTTGCAACTCATATTTACTAAATTACCCTTTGTCAAACTCGCTACTATTTTGCACCTCCTATCCAttccttttccatttttatatttttatattggtattaaaattaaaaaattaaatattaatattaaggaATTTTCTAAATATAGCCCTAAGGGCTATACTTAAGCCTTTAGGACATGCATTAAATGTTGTAACTTATTGAAAACCGTCTCACTAACTTGCTAATAATTTCCTTCCTGTACTTTTTGTACTAATAATTATGCACAAGATTTTTTCTTAAGCATAACCCTTAGGGCTATGTTTAGAAAaatcctaatattaatattaatattaattaatataaatggaTTTGATATTGATTGATTATATCTTTTTGGTTTGCATTCGAATTTTTTTTTAGACAAACTCACACCTTACAAATATTTTTTCACTATTATATACCCACGTATCGCAAATAGTGAATAATGATTACGATAATCGCAAATATATCTTTTTGTCCTCAAACTATAGTTAATGAAATTTAACTTGAGTCTAAGGATCTAAACGAAAAGGGGTTGAGGAAACTAATATATAGAAGTTACTCTTACATATTTTTAATAGTTAAGTGTTTAAAAAAGGTTACATATCTTTTTTCCCCTATTGTTTACATCGAAGATAACACAAGTTTAATAATACTCGTATAAACTTACATTTAAATTTGAATTTAGTTTGGGAGGGGAATTATTCTTAGTGAGTGGGAAATGGGTTAGTATTTTGTTTTACTAGGCCATTCTTTTTTTAAACTATCCGTCAACGTAACTATAATcttgttatttttatattttatgaaTGGATTATCTAAAGCTTGGAATATAATAACCTAGAGGGTTAAAACAAGAGCtgtttatattataaaacattatcTTTTGGCacacttatattatattattattattacaaatatatatttatatttatatttatattatatttttaaaaatattactGTACATCGTAgcaattaattattaaataaagatataaagAAACAATAAAAAGTAGGTGGTATCCAATTGTAGATAACAAAAGAGTAGTCGTTCTTTATCCGCATTGACTAATCCCAAAACCAATGAGATTAGACCACACCCACTAAACCGATTGTGATTATCTAATTGGGTtgcttttataattataatatttaaatatttaaatttaaTGACTAAGTTATAAGATATTAACATTTTATCAAACTCAATTATACGTTAACAATGTATCCTGTTAACGCACAAACAACTCTTTTTTATAAAGATTTTGCACAACGTATTTgttaagggggatgattctcacacacacttttttgatcctcacacacctatttaaCCCTTTTacacttctaataatactcaattggtgtgtaaggatcaaaaaagtgtgtgtgagaatcatccccattTGTTAAAGTAAGCTAAAGAGTTTAtttgtgtatttttttttaatgaCACTGATCATTTTTCTCAGCGGGTACTCCGTGACTTTCTTCCTTATGGTTATGTTTGGACTGGGGGATAGTTTTCTGGTATTTCATGGTTGTAGTTAGGGTGACTCTCGATCTAAGTTTTGGTTGTGATTTAAAGGTGGTGTAGTTGTCTTGAGGTTCTTTTATTTTTCAACTGTTTAAGGATCTTTGTTGTTACATGGACACCGGTGTTGGTGGTGCTTGGAGCCGACTCTTCGATTATGTGTGCTTCGAGTGTTAAATTTGTTCAATAGGTGATATTGGTAGTTTAGAAGTTGGTTGAGTATTTATTTGTTACCGTATAATTGTAATGTGTATGATTGCATTCGCTTATTGTAATCTGATTGTAACTAGGGCACACCAATTGATGTCACAAAGATTGTTGAATCTTTTCCTAATAGTATGTAATAGTATGTAATAGTGACTCATACAGTTATAACACATAGATCTATTTTAATTTAAATTCATTTTTTCGGCAAATAAAAAAATtgtttatcaataataataaattaatttatTATAAACGTATATGCACTTTTCGGAGTTGTTGGAGATGCTCCGAAGACTATTTCGGTGATCGATTCCGGCCAGTAAAAATAATGATGTACTATTTTTGTTGGACGTCTATAGAATAACACTACTCGCCATATGACTGAAAGTTCTTTGGCAAGATGGGAGTTTTGGCCGAAATAAGTTTTGACATCGAATGAGGTATGCCTTCATCTCTATCGTTGAAGAGGTATGCCTTCATCTCtattgatcaatcctaaattagatgcAAGATCTAATTTAGGAGTTGCgtgcaatgaggggtggatggtggtgttgataatgtttttaGGACCTTATAATCGTCTTTCACTTAaattcaagtgatcaatcaccatctcccggtcttgattgcattaccttAGCCGAATTATGATTGATACTTGGGCGTAGTTACAAGTGAATCACAAAGGCCAGAGCAATTGCAcaaaatcaacaacctaaaatgagaggccaagctccataTTTATAGGTTTGGAATCTTCGCGGAACCAATGTTCGCACATACTTTATGGATCCGCAATGTTTATGCGGGACACTTTCGCAATGTTGAGCTTTATGCGGGTTTCCGCAATCTAATAGCGCAATACGCAATTGTTATTTGTTTGCGCGATTCTGTTTGCACTTGCATTTATATTgccttttgcacttaaaatatgcatatacatgtcTATGTATATGATCAAATCTCCTCAGTTTATTGTGTTATATTTACGCAGAAAATACAACATAATAAAGTCTAAAAAAATGTAGTTAAAAATGGTTTTTTCAAACGATCCGCAAAAATATATCCGTTACGCGTAAAATCATGCGCCTGACAGCCTGTTCGCGTCCCATCAGCATTTTCTAACGGCCCTTTTCTAGCCGTTGATGTATTTCTGCAAACTTATAGCCGTTGATTTTCATCATTGCGAATAATCTTTTAACGTCTCTATTAACATTATAAATAGGACCGATTACCGAACAATTCAACTTTACACTTTCTTATGCATCTCCTTCTACAATCTAAATCTTGTCGCCATAAATTCACCACTGCTCAATACTCAATTTTACTTTGCCATTTGCACTTACAACTACTTTGCATTACCTTCAAACAATCTTAATTGTTCTTTATTGATTATGGCTTCCCCCTCTACTCCCAAATCTTTAACCTCAACAACTGCGAATAACTTCTCATCGTATATGACGGATGgcaccaattgatcaatcctaaattagatgcAAGATCTAATTTAGGAGTTAAGTGCAATGATgggtggatggtggtgttgataatgtttttgggaccttatgatcgtctttcacttaaattcaagtgatcaatcaccatgtcccggtcttgattGATTACCTTAGCCGAATTATGATTGATACTTGGGCGTAGTCACAAGTGAATCACAAAGTCCAGAGCAATTGCAcataatcaacaacctaaaatgagaggccaagctccctatttataggtttggaatCTTCGCGGAACCAATGTTCGCGCATACTTTATGGATCCGCAATGTTTATGCGGGACGCTTTCGCAATGTTGAGCTTTATGCGAGTTTCTGCAATCTAATAGCGTAATACGCAATTGTTATTTGTTTGCACGGTTCTGTTTGCACTTGCATTTGTATTTccttttgcacttaaaatgtgcatAAACATGTCTATGTATATGATCATCTATCGTTTCGGATGAGAGTGCTCTGAAGGTTACTAGTTTAGTCGGTGGCCATTTATCGGTTGTAAAGACATCTTCAAGTATTGGTAATGTCGGTTCTTTTCTCGGTTTCATCAAGTGTTCCTGTGTAAAGCATATTCACGAAATGGTAGAAGTGGTTTTTGACGATTCGGAGGCTTCAAGATCTTTTGTATAAGTTAACGAATTAGGCACATTGTCGGATTTTGAGAAGATCACGAATGAGCAGTTTTCTCAGAATATTTTGATTAGATTGAATCGAGCTATCATGACGGGTTCAGGTTCGGTGTTAAAAATGATGTAAGAGATTCATGTTTAGTTCATCCTAACGATGGTTTTATGCACGATGATGTGAATGTTGTTCATGATGGAAAAGGACGATGACTCTAAGTTTATGGTTAACATGGAGTCTTGCCCGATCAAGTATAATGTTTCGGTTGGAGTTGATAAGGTTT comes from Rutidosis leptorrhynchoides isolate AG116_Rl617_1_P2 chromosome 4, CSIRO_AGI_Rlap_v1, whole genome shotgun sequence and encodes:
- the LOC139839523 gene encoding probable alpha,alpha-trehalose-phosphate synthase [UDP-forming] 8 — encoded protein: MASKSSADILDLVSDKLLDIPQTPRPLPKVMTLPGIINGYDGDLDNTSSGYRERKIIVANMLPLHVQRDPDTLKLTFTFDEDSPYWQLKDGFSPETEVLYVGSLKVEVDTSEQEEVAQKLLEDFNCVPTFLPHDLHKKFYSGFCKQQLWPLFHYMLPICPDHADRFDRVLWQAYVSANKIFADKVMEVADPDDDYIWVHDYHLMILPTFLRKRYNRVKLGFFLHSPFPSSEIYRTLPVRDEILKGLLNCDLIGFHTFDYARHFLSCCSRMMGLDYESKRGHIGLDYFGRTVYIKILPVGIHMGRLESVLSLSITSSKVKEIAQRFKGKKLIVGVDDMDIFKGISLKLLAFECLLQMHPELQGNVVLIQIVNPARSTGKDVQEVKKETYLIVNRINESFGSPDYQPVVLIDRLVARYEKSAYYAMADCCILNAVRDGMNLVPYKYIVCRQHLPQLDKSVDTENQTPRTSMLVVSEFVGCSPSLSGAIRVNPWDIESVAGALSSALSMKDSEKQLRHDKHYRYVSSHDVAYWARSFMQDLERASKDHYNKRCWGIGFGLGFRVVSLSPSFRKLSPNYIVSAYKKSNRRAIFLDYDGTLVPQSSIVKSPSEELVSILRALCNDPKNTVFIVSGRGRKSLSEWLAPCERLGLAAEHGYFTRWSSTSEWESTISVTDLEWIEIAEPVMRLYTEATDGSNIEIKESGLVWHHQDADPDFGACQAKELLVHLENVLANEPAVVKRGQHIVEVKPQGVTKGLVAEKILLKMAETGDVPDFVTCIGDDRSDEDMFESIRNTVLSVPATSTPEIYACTVGQKPSKAKYYLDDTADVIKLLGGLANASDPKPGNAARFQVTFDTIF